From the genome of Varibaculum prostatecancerukia, one region includes:
- a CDS encoding Cna B-type domain-containing protein, with product MRNRRITGRLIAEAVALILTAALAIAWLAAPEKIKSTSAQAAGRTVVECGTYCEEATLRQLIKDAGTTPTRIVVSGMADTMITSTVVIPAGADIELVNGIAPWGAASSEGGLVREDGFTGFIVQINKGASLTMGNNEKGGKFYLRSRGEWVPGGGELIYNEGSLTINGGTYEGVRDGTGQRYGAITVRGKEAKFVLNGGKVTDNKRKIGSATTTQSGAANIAITEGAQFVMNGGEVSYGETSYEHGAYGEVGGIGVYQGGSVTINGGEISHNKGWTGGLLGYDFNTDKASATNLQKALETRNYITINGGKIQNNDAYFSGGGAFAFGNAVITMNGGLVDSNFTTGNGGGIGTLDLYVWGADRTFKEIDGLGREWGLTKEEWGKLSPASFIFNGGTISNNEALRTGGGVNVVSNQVEINAGKILNNKSHQMGGGIYVATASYNLHLHDVLVTQNKATSDNGAAGGGIWSCPTGSIELRIHNGGAVFDNTADTLGNDLAHINLGSAGKAPIWVSDYMLGGGRVDYYFDQKDARFDPASLNKPEKERPKRLPLKYMSIQNEGFQTVPINDAAKENAKAAAKLLIQDNSAQLGGGIGTNGGVIFGDWGYAQATVEKAWLYDQDAEPAGDDTSAGDAGKETNEAPELPARASDIPVKELKMRFIRSTDKDFTQAEKIGKAEKVADFKLAPSNNPEENWRKTFNDLPIKDESGNFYYYGVQELNAKGKVIKTLQLKPWQVVEQEDGKVPQRPALDRSKQLPETWLVATVVNPVPNPVDITVNKHWLWQDSGKPVPDAKTPDKVSFELLQATDAKFSDAKKVKKFDVTKAEGWTKTLQGLPFSNQAKQRYYYGVREIGGDGTIKAVPFAKYESETGKIKTDKDGVIRREVTVVNKLSTTPPPPHEPPTPPEEITKTGTPVAWLALLATVIIGSGVLIKRRQQG from the coding sequence ATGCGAAACCGCAGAATAACTGGACGTTTAATAGCCGAGGCAGTGGCGCTAATTCTGACTGCCGCCTTGGCAATAGCCTGGCTGGCAGCTCCGGAAAAAATAAAGTCCACCTCTGCGCAAGCTGCCGGGCGCACAGTAGTGGAATGCGGCACCTACTGTGAGGAGGCAACACTTCGTCAATTAATCAAGGATGCCGGCACCACCCCCACCCGGATTGTGGTGAGTGGAATGGCCGACACCATGATCACTTCTACGGTGGTCATCCCTGCCGGCGCCGATATTGAGCTCGTAAACGGGATCGCCCCTTGGGGAGCCGCTTCATCCGAGGGCGGCCTGGTACGCGAGGACGGTTTCACCGGGTTCATAGTGCAGATCAATAAAGGCGCCTCCCTGACCATGGGTAATAACGAGAAAGGCGGAAAGTTTTATCTGCGCAGCCGTGGAGAGTGGGTACCCGGCGGCGGGGAACTGATCTATAACGAAGGCTCACTGACCATCAACGGCGGCACCTATGAGGGCGTTCGTGACGGCACCGGTCAGCGTTATGGGGCGATTACGGTTAGGGGGAAAGAGGCGAAGTTCGTCCTCAACGGCGGTAAAGTTACCGACAATAAACGTAAGATTGGCAGCGCCACAACCACACAATCCGGGGCCGCAAATATCGCAATAACTGAAGGCGCTCAGTTTGTCATGAATGGCGGCGAAGTCAGCTACGGCGAAACCTCATATGAGCATGGAGCCTACGGCGAAGTAGGTGGGATTGGCGTTTACCAAGGTGGCTCAGTAACCATAAACGGCGGCGAAATCTCCCATAATAAAGGCTGGACCGGAGGCCTGTTGGGATACGACTTCAACACGGATAAAGCCTCGGCTACCAACCTGCAAAAGGCTCTAGAAACCCGGAACTACATCACTATTAACGGCGGAAAAATCCAAAACAATGATGCCTACTTCTCGGGTGGTGGCGCTTTCGCTTTCGGGAATGCCGTCATCACTATGAACGGCGGCCTGGTCGATTCTAACTTCACCACTGGCAACGGGGGCGGAATCGGCACCCTAGACCTCTATGTATGGGGCGCAGACCGCACTTTTAAGGAGATTGATGGGTTAGGTAGAGAGTGGGGACTAACCAAGGAAGAGTGGGGCAAGCTCTCCCCCGCTTCCTTTATTTTCAATGGCGGCACTATCTCGAATAATGAAGCTTTACGTACCGGCGGCGGAGTTAACGTGGTTTCTAATCAAGTGGAGATAAATGCCGGAAAAATCTTGAATAACAAATCCCATCAAATGGGGGGAGGCATTTACGTTGCTACGGCCTCCTATAACCTGCATCTACACGACGTACTGGTAACCCAAAATAAGGCAACCTCCGATAATGGAGCCGCTGGGGGTGGCATTTGGTCATGTCCTACCGGCTCGATTGAGTTGCGCATCCACAACGGGGGCGCGGTCTTTGACAATACTGCCGACACCCTGGGTAACGATCTTGCCCATATCAATCTGGGCTCTGCTGGTAAAGCTCCCATCTGGGTATCTGACTATATGCTCGGGGGAGGCCGCGTTGATTACTACTTCGACCAAAAAGATGCGCGTTTTGACCCGGCATCCCTGAACAAGCCAGAAAAAGAACGTCCCAAACGCTTGCCTCTGAAATACATGAGTATTCAAAATGAGGGATTCCAAACCGTGCCCATCAACGATGCCGCTAAGGAAAATGCCAAAGCTGCAGCAAAACTCCTGATCCAAGACAATAGCGCTCAACTTGGGGGCGGCATTGGTACCAATGGTGGGGTAATTTTCGGTGATTGGGGATATGCGCAGGCCACCGTAGAGAAGGCTTGGCTCTATGACCAGGACGCGGAACCCGCTGGTGACGATACCTCTGCCGGAGATGCCGGGAAGGAAACCAATGAAGCTCCCGAACTACCTGCCCGCGCCAGCGATATCCCGGTCAAAGAACTAAAGATGCGGTTTATTCGCAGTACCGACAAGGATTTCACTCAGGCAGAAAAGATTGGCAAAGCTGAAAAAGTTGCCGACTTCAAGCTCGCTCCCTCAAATAATCCGGAGGAAAACTGGCGTAAAACCTTCAACGACCTGCCGATTAAGGATGAAAGTGGGAACTTCTACTACTACGGTGTCCAGGAACTAAACGCAAAGGGCAAAGTGATTAAAACCTTGCAGTTAAAACCCTGGCAGGTAGTCGAACAAGAAGATGGCAAAGTGCCGCAGCGGCCAGCTTTGGATCGTTCTAAGCAGCTGCCCGAAACTTGGCTAGTAGCCACGGTTGTTAACCCGGTACCTAATCCGGTAGATATTACGGTTAATAAACACTGGCTATGGCAGGATTCCGGAAAACCGGTACCGGATGCAAAAACCCCTGACAAAGTCAGTTTTGAGCTGCTGCAAGCAACCGACGCCAAGTTTAGCGATGCCAAGAAGGTCAAAAAGTTTGACGTCACTAAGGCCGAGGGGTGGACTAAGACCCTTCAGGGACTGCCGTTTAGCAACCAGGCCAAGCAGCGCTACTACTATGGGGTGCGTGAAATCGGAGGCGACGGGACGATTAAAGCCGTTCCCTTCGCTAAGTATGAAAGCGAAACTGGAAAGATCAAGACGGATAAAGACGGGGTAATCCGCCGGGAAGTAACGGTAGTAAATAAGCTATCTACTACCCCGCCGCCCCCGCACGAGCCGCCCACTCCCCCAGAAGAAATAACTAAGACCGGTACCCCGGTTGCTTGGTTAGCTCTCCTGGCCACGGTAATCATCGGATCTGGCGTGCTCATCAAGCGCCGTCAGCAAGGCTGA
- a CDS encoding ADP-ribosylglycohydrolase family protein has protein sequence MIGAIIGDVIGSTREFSPVDCRDFELFPYGANYTDDSLMTIAQGMAFLRWLNLKDSERTEQRLSGLLVQRMQEIGRRFPEPMGSYGGRFAAWLFEDNPHPYNSWGNGSAMRVSAAAECAKSLEEALKFAEISAAVTHNHPEGIKGAQAVAAAIYLARKSRSKQEIEYYISEHFYPLNQSLAEIKANYHFDESCQGTVPQAIRAFTESISFEDAIRNTIWLGGDADTMGAITGAIAWAYYSTLYGIDERMRFMAQSALRYFPEDLHAYVASYEARFDTSFEWPGSYRLKDPKRDEPVNYSCTESLWRLLLEKGRYDAVLHSNAEELLEVGEPGCALMLILNALKEQKIKIPRDLVEELWEGVDCLDDLDGLEPPEGMEVPLAQALATIGEQIAGNPNLVLHDYGYDMDSVWVPVIEDRRLPFTYPHIFYGGDLTWIRTCEFLVVEKYYGAVQKVSLNFSDFVDATWVGNWPKDAAATRVKTLEAFKDDRAWRNRRRAMTKFRDRLLAGDFGELRSRQREDDGSLLLFPPEDSLWLYQGVFDALEFLEDELDADDEKHFQEALHGKKVPVEEADVDWLFSKLLALWNLERIQEGVIADAARNGELLGLIEKILDFFNAHKDKYKDKRGFIEDLLTKDPALGLQEIIDLDSDFTGLGDC, from the coding sequence ATGATCGGCGCAATTATCGGGGATGTTATTGGCTCAACCCGAGAGTTCTCACCGGTAGATTGCCGTGATTTTGAGCTGTTTCCCTATGGGGCTAACTACACCGATGACTCTTTGATGACTATCGCTCAGGGAATGGCATTTTTAAGGTGGCTAAACCTTAAAGATTCCGAGCGCACTGAGCAGCGCCTCTCCGGGCTTCTGGTCCAACGTATGCAGGAAATAGGGCGGCGCTTCCCCGAGCCTATGGGCTCCTATGGAGGACGTTTTGCAGCTTGGCTATTTGAAGATAACCCGCACCCTTATAACTCTTGGGGAAACGGCAGCGCCATGCGGGTATCGGCTGCCGCTGAATGCGCTAAGAGCCTAGAGGAAGCCCTCAAATTTGCGGAAATAAGTGCGGCAGTCACTCACAACCACCCCGAAGGTATCAAAGGCGCACAGGCGGTGGCCGCGGCGATCTATTTAGCGCGCAAGAGCCGAAGCAAGCAGGAAATCGAATACTACATTTCGGAGCATTTCTATCCTCTTAACCAATCGCTTGCTGAAATCAAGGCTAACTACCATTTTGATGAATCCTGCCAAGGTACCGTACCTCAAGCTATCAGGGCGTTTACAGAGTCGATTAGTTTTGAGGACGCTATTCGCAACACCATTTGGTTAGGGGGCGATGCGGACACGATGGGGGCAATCACCGGCGCTATCGCCTGGGCATACTATTCCACCCTGTACGGGATTGATGAGCGCATGAGGTTTATGGCGCAATCAGCACTCCGCTATTTCCCCGAAGACTTACATGCGTACGTTGCCTCTTATGAAGCAAGGTTTGATACCAGTTTCGAGTGGCCGGGTAGCTACCGGCTGAAAGACCCTAAGCGTGACGAGCCAGTTAATTATTCGTGCACCGAATCTTTGTGGAGGTTGTTGCTAGAAAAAGGCAGGTACGACGCGGTGCTACATAGCAATGCGGAAGAGCTCTTAGAGGTTGGAGAGCCTGGGTGCGCGCTCATGCTGATTCTTAATGCTCTGAAAGAGCAAAAGATAAAAATCCCTCGTGACCTGGTGGAGGAGCTTTGGGAAGGTGTCGACTGCCTGGACGATTTAGATGGGTTAGAACCTCCGGAAGGAATGGAAGTACCCTTGGCGCAGGCACTAGCTACTATTGGCGAACAAATAGCAGGCAATCCGAACTTGGTTCTGCATGACTACGGCTACGATATGGATTCGGTGTGGGTTCCGGTAATAGAAGATCGGCGGCTTCCCTTTACCTATCCCCATATTTTTTACGGTGGCGACCTCACTTGGATAAGAACCTGCGAGTTCCTGGTAGTTGAAAAATACTATGGCGCCGTGCAAAAGGTTTCGCTGAACTTTTCTGATTTTGTCGATGCCACCTGGGTGGGAAACTGGCCGAAAGATGCTGCAGCTACCCGAGTAAAAACCCTAGAAGCTTTTAAAGATGACCGGGCCTGGAGAAATAGACGCCGAGCGATGACAAAATTTCGCGACCGGCTGCTAGCCGGAGATTTTGGTGAGTTGCGTTCCCGGCAACGGGAAGATGACGGTTCTTTATTGCTCTTTCCCCCTGAAGATTCTCTGTGGCTTTATCAGGGAGTATTCGATGCTCTCGAATTTCTAGAAGATGAACTAGACGCAGATGACGAAAAGCATTTCCAAGAAGCTTTGCATGGAAAGAAAGTACCTGTGGAAGAAGCTGACGTCGATTGGCTATTTTCTAAGCTATTAGCTTTATGGAATCTGGAAAGAATCCAGGAGGGAGTAATCGCTGATGCTGCCCGCAACGGGGAGCTGCTGGGATTGATTGAAAAGATTCTCGATTTTTTCAATGCTCACAAAGATAAATATAAAGATAAACGGGGATTTATTGAAGATCTTCTAACAAAAGATCCAGCGCTAGGCTTGCAGGAAATTATAGATTTGGACAGCGATTTCACTGGTCTCGGAGACTGTTAG
- a CDS encoding pyridoxal phosphate-dependent aminotransferase, whose product MHFSQRVSLSQPNAITLAAGKLRAQGQKLVNISDSNPTRHGLGEAGNPYQADPRGQREARRALADFLSQRDGRSVSPDNLYLLSSTSQGYSWLMKLLCDPGEEVLAPTPGYPLIEALANLENVQVASYSFAWLGRKWELDPLSLPAAGVSLRPRALVVINPGNPTGAYLDRGERERVQEYCVANNLPLIADEVFYDFPLAAAPESRARLAGCPEILTFALDGLSKNLCAPGFKIAWLEVSGPEVLVEEAKARLDIIADAFLPFSDILAAHLPGFLKKIPPQLAQTRGRCAANLAMLQDLIGEDPASPVTVMPPQGGWNVLVRFPAHIDEDELVEKLLQDFGIYCQPGYFFDLPFAGTISLSLLLEEDSFRENAAKVMRTIMTLS is encoded by the coding sequence ATGCATTTTTCACAGCGAGTTAGCCTTTCGCAGCCCAACGCCATCACCTTGGCGGCGGGGAAACTGCGCGCCCAGGGACAGAAACTGGTAAATATCTCTGACTCGAATCCCACTCGGCATGGGTTAGGGGAAGCAGGCAACCCCTACCAGGCAGATCCGCGCGGTCAGCGCGAAGCCCGCCGCGCCCTCGCCGATTTTCTTTCCCAGAGGGATGGACGCAGTGTCAGTCCCGATAACCTTTATCTGCTTAGTTCGACTTCCCAAGGCTACTCCTGGCTGATGAAACTGCTGTGTGATCCTGGCGAGGAAGTGCTGGCTCCGACGCCTGGATATCCGCTGATAGAAGCCTTAGCAAACTTAGAAAATGTACAGGTGGCGTCCTATAGTTTTGCTTGGCTAGGACGAAAATGGGAACTAGATCCGCTCTCGCTGCCAGCTGCGGGTGTTTCCCTGCGTCCGCGTGCCCTAGTGGTCATCAATCCGGGTAACCCCACCGGCGCCTATCTAGATAGGGGAGAGCGAGAGAGGGTGCAAGAATACTGCGTCGCAAATAATCTGCCCCTGATCGCCGATGAAGTGTTCTATGACTTCCCCTTGGCTGCGGCTCCGGAATCTCGTGCCCGCTTGGCCGGTTGCCCTGAAATCCTCACTTTCGCCCTCGACGGGTTATCAAAGAATCTGTGTGCCCCCGGTTTCAAGATTGCTTGGCTAGAGGTGTCGGGACCGGAGGTGCTGGTGGAGGAGGCGAAAGCCCGTTTAGATATCATCGCGGATGCGTTCTTGCCCTTTAGTGATATTTTGGCCGCGCACCTGCCTGGTTTCTTGAAGAAAATCCCGCCGCAGTTGGCGCAAACTCGCGGGCGGTGCGCCGCCAACCTGGCCATGTTGCAAGACTTAATAGGGGAGGATCCGGCCAGCCCGGTTACGGTGATGCCCCCGCAAGGCGGCTGGAACGTGCTCGTGCGTTTCCCCGCGCATATCGATGAGGACGAGCTGGTGGAAAAACTCTTGCAAGATTTTGGGATTTATTGCCAGCCCGGCTACTTTTTTGATTTGCCCTTCGCTGGCACCATTAGCCTGTCCCTGCTGCTAGAAGAAGATTCTTTCCGCGAAAATGCCGCCAAAGTAATGCGTACCATCATGACCTTGAGCTAG